A section of the Pseudomonas tritici genome encodes:
- a CDS encoding MFS transporter, translating to MSIHQTPGHVLPARSAAKMEAAMAVGAFAIGTGEFAIMGLMPDIAQNLGLSEPQVGHAISAYALGVMVGAPLLAILGAKLLRKHMLLLLMGLYALGNLATAFTPTFGSLVAFRFISGLPHGAYFGIAAVVASSMVPNDKRAGAVARVMMGLTLAMLLGNPIATFLGQHLGWRSAFALVSVIALFTIALVWQFVPHRHDEQRSDPRKELRAFTKPQVWMALSIGAIGFAGMFCVFSYLAPTMLEVTKVSPQWIPFGLAAFGVGGIIGNIAGGKLFDRMQFRAVGLILVWSMAVLLFFPFAASSLWGVLLSMGLVGTMVALAAPLQIRLMDIAHEAPSLAAASNHAAFNLANALGPWSGGMAITAGLGWTSTGYIGAVTALVGLGIYLIARRMQGGH from the coding sequence ATGTCTATCCACCAAACTCCCGGGCACGTGCTGCCCGCGCGCAGTGCCGCCAAAATGGAAGCGGCCATGGCCGTGGGCGCTTTCGCTATCGGTACTGGCGAATTCGCCATCATGGGCCTGATGCCCGACATCGCCCAGAACCTGGGTCTAAGCGAACCCCAGGTCGGCCACGCCATCAGCGCCTACGCCCTCGGCGTGATGGTCGGCGCGCCGTTGCTGGCCATCCTTGGCGCCAAGCTGCTGCGCAAACACATGCTGCTGTTGCTCATGGGGCTGTATGCCCTGGGTAACCTGGCGACCGCGTTTACCCCCACCTTTGGTTCGCTGGTAGCCTTCCGCTTTATCAGCGGCCTGCCCCACGGTGCCTACTTCGGCATTGCCGCCGTGGTGGCTTCAAGCATGGTGCCCAACGACAAACGCGCCGGCGCAGTCGCCCGCGTAATGATGGGCCTGACCCTGGCCATGCTGCTCGGCAACCCCATCGCCACCTTCCTCGGCCAACACCTGGGCTGGCGCTCGGCGTTTGCGCTGGTCAGCGTGATCGCCCTCTTCACCATCGCCCTGGTCTGGCAGTTCGTGCCGCACCGCCACGACGAACAACGCAGCGACCCGCGCAAAGAACTGCGCGCCTTCACCAAGCCTCAGGTGTGGATGGCCCTGTCCATCGGCGCGATTGGGTTTGCCGGGATGTTCTGCGTGTTCAGCTACCTGGCGCCGACCATGCTCGAAGTGACCAAGGTGTCGCCACAGTGGATTCCGTTCGGCCTCGCCGCGTTTGGCGTGGGCGGCATCATCGGCAACATCGCCGGCGGCAAGCTGTTCGACCGCATGCAGTTCCGGGCGGTGGGGTTGATATTGGTGTGGTCGATGGCCGTGCTGCTGTTCTTCCCCTTCGCGGCGTCCTCGCTATGGGGCGTGCTGCTGAGCATGGGCCTCGTCGGCACCATGGTGGCCCTGGCTGCGCCGCTGCAAATCCGCCTGATGGACATCGCCCACGAAGCCCCGAGCCTGGCGGCGGCGTCCAACCATGCGGCGTTCAACCTGGCGAATGCGCTGGGGCCGTGGTCGGGTGGGATGGCGATCACGGCTGGGTTGGGGTGGACGAGCACCGGGTACATCGGCGCGGTCACCGCATTGGTCGGCCTGGGAATCTACCTGATTGCGCGACGCATGCAGGGTGGGCATTGA
- a CDS encoding ATP-binding protein produces the protein MKLKHFLQPLDSSFSTPKAARKLLRLFALALVLGVYAGAYSYLRAAFSEEISLRRSYMNEAVSDAQCFFVSRQTLLKTLGLSTVRHIAPPVGNLNQVPTEEVHITLGEAGNIWSLWLTKRTLDYLEANRVNLIYVPQRAQPAVERLYTVGTEPAAVPESVLHRLIAVDTGNVSVSDELWLTEQSRLDSPLYIFTRLDERSPTSGWLGLEVDAPDLINALQHEKAGDFMLLDSAGQLIFSSAPHQPAAAQALRQYHATASFGWEGSRWLPDRLAIRKHLGYSQWQIVYSLELRSLLPSLALPLLVCLLLCALASVLMLRLVRRIDQRLIIPAALRIEALVESEAFSSAVIRIAPVALCVLRRSDGAVVLENPLSRQWLGNGHERQQLCHDWIRRAFDDAEQSSTDELQMADGRHLFLSFAPTRYQREEVLICAFSDISERKQVELALQQARTLADAANEAKTLFLATMSHEIRTPLYGVLGTLELLTRTDLNSQQRGYLNAIEGSSANLLQLICDVLDVSKIEAGQLSLELNVFSPLELVQEVVQGYAGAAQSKGLQLFACLDPQLPDRVRGDVTRIRQILNNLLNNALKFTESGRIVLRLRLESREGERAMLQWQVVDTGKGIAAQDQQYLFEPFFQASANANVVAGTGLGLSICKRLVHLMNGTLRVVSEPGLGSSFTFTLPLEQVAAHEDEHEPWALPLLGERVYVVSPVRELAESIGGWLRRWGARAQLGLPESVEADPGAVLVELYPGQVEPGHRLRWCGPRVTAAADEHGVYQGPGACWQIGLNNLHALNRAVSRAQGVEEALSQVPSEAPAKLNLNLRLLVAEDNLINQLILRDQLEELGCSVVLAGDGIEALSLWGETAFDMILTDVNMPRMNGYELTEQLRRLGCALPIIGATANAMLDEAERCLSAGMDHCLVKPFTLRALYQCLQRYQRSVL, from the coding sequence ATGAAACTCAAACATTTCCTGCAACCCCTCGACTCGTCGTTCTCGACGCCCAAGGCTGCCCGCAAGCTGCTGCGCCTGTTCGCGCTGGCGCTGGTGCTCGGCGTGTACGCGGGTGCCTACAGTTATCTGCGCGCGGCGTTCAGCGAGGAGATCTCGCTGCGGCGCAGTTACATGAATGAGGCGGTTTCCGATGCGCAGTGTTTTTTTGTCAGCCGCCAGACACTGCTTAAAACCCTGGGCCTGTCGACGGTGCGCCATATCGCGCCACCGGTCGGCAACCTCAATCAGGTGCCGACCGAAGAAGTGCACATCACCCTGGGCGAGGCGGGCAACATCTGGAGCCTGTGGCTGACCAAGCGCACGCTCGATTACCTGGAGGCCAACCGGGTCAACCTGATCTACGTGCCCCAACGCGCGCAGCCTGCGGTGGAGCGCTTGTATACCGTGGGGACTGAGCCGGCGGCGGTGCCGGAGTCGGTGTTGCACCGGTTGATTGCGGTGGACACGGGCAACGTCTCGGTCAGTGACGAACTGTGGCTGACCGAACAGAGCCGCCTGGATTCGCCGCTGTATATCTTCACCCGGCTCGATGAGCGCAGCCCCACCTCGGGTTGGCTTGGCCTGGAGGTCGACGCGCCCGACCTGATCAATGCCTTGCAGCACGAAAAAGCCGGCGACTTCATGTTGCTCGACAGCGCCGGCCAGTTGATTTTCAGCAGCGCGCCGCATCAGCCGGCCGCCGCGCAGGCGCTGCGCCAGTATCACGCCACGGCCAGTTTCGGCTGGGAGGGCAGTCGCTGGTTGCCGGACCGCCTGGCTATCCGCAAGCACCTGGGGTATTCCCAGTGGCAGATCGTCTACAGCCTGGAGTTGCGCTCGCTGTTGCCCAGCCTGGCGCTGCCGTTGCTGGTGTGCCTGCTGTTGTGCGCACTGGCCAGTGTGTTGATGCTGCGCTTGGTGCGGCGCATCGATCAGCGCCTGATCATCCCGGCCGCGCTTCGTATCGAAGCACTGGTGGAAAGCGAGGCGTTCAGCAGCGCGGTCATCCGTATCGCGCCGGTCGCCCTGTGCGTGCTGCGCCGCAGTGACGGCGCGGTGGTGCTGGAGAATCCCTTGTCGCGCCAGTGGCTGGGCAATGGGCATGAGCGTCAGCAGCTGTGCCACGATTGGATTCGTCGCGCGTTTGATGACGCCGAACAAAGCAGCACCGACGAGCTGCAAATGGCCGACGGACGCCACCTGTTCCTGAGTTTCGCGCCCACCCGTTACCAGCGTGAGGAAGTGCTGATCTGCGCGTTCAGCGACATCAGCGAGCGCAAGCAGGTGGAGCTGGCGCTGCAGCAGGCGCGCACGCTGGCGGACGCGGCCAATGAGGCCAAGACACTGTTCCTGGCGACCATGAGCCATGAAATCCGCACGCCCCTCTACGGCGTGCTCGGCACCCTGGAATTGCTCACGCGCACCGACCTCAACAGCCAGCAGCGCGGCTACCTGAATGCCATCGAGGGTTCGTCGGCCAACCTGCTGCAACTGATCTGCGATGTGCTGGATGTGTCCAAGATCGAGGCGGGGCAACTCTCCCTGGAGCTCAACGTGTTTTCGCCGCTGGAGCTGGTGCAGGAAGTGGTTCAGGGCTACGCCGGCGCTGCGCAGAGCAAGGGTTTGCAGCTTTTCGCCTGCCTTGACCCGCAATTGCCCGACCGCGTGCGCGGCGATGTCACGCGTATCCGCCAGATCCTCAACAACCTGCTCAACAACGCGCTGAAGTTCACCGAGAGCGGGCGGATCGTATTGCGCTTGCGCCTGGAGAGCCGCGAAGGCGAGCGCGCGATGTTGCAGTGGCAAGTGGTCGACACCGGCAAGGGCATTGCGGCGCAGGACCAGCAGTACCTGTTTGAACCGTTCTTCCAGGCCAGCGCCAATGCCAATGTGGTGGCGGGCACCGGGCTCGGGCTGTCGATTTGCAAGCGCCTGGTGCACTTGATGAACGGTACGCTGCGGGTGGTCAGCGAGCCGGGTCTGGGCAGCAGTTTTACCTTCACCTTGCCGCTGGAGCAGGTGGCTGCCCACGAGGATGAGCATGAGCCCTGGGCGCTGCCGCTGCTGGGTGAACGGGTCTATGTGGTGTCGCCGGTGCGTGAGCTGGCCGAAAGCATCGGCGGCTGGCTGCGGCGCTGGGGCGCGCGGGCGCAATTGGGCCTGCCCGAATCGGTCGAGGCCGACCCTGGCGCGGTGCTGGTAGAGCTTTACCCTGGCCAGGTCGAGCCCGGCCATCGGCTGCGCTGGTGTGGCCCACGGGTGACGGCGGCCGCCGATGAGCATGGCGTTTACCAGGGCCCCGGCGCGTGCTGGCAGATCGGCCTGAACAACCTGCATGCGCTTAACCGTGCGGTCAGCCGTGCCCAAGGCGTCGAGGAAGCGTTGTCGCAGGTGCCCAGCGAAGCACCGGCCAAGCTCAACCTGAACCTGCGTTTGCTGGTGGCTGAAGACAACCTGATCAACCAGCTGATCCTGCGCGATCAACTCGAAGAACTCGGCTGCAGTGTGGTGCTGGCGGGTGATGGCATTGAAGCGCTGTCGCTGTGGGGCGAAACCGCGTTCGACATGATCCTCACCGACGTCAATATGCCGCGCATGAACGGCTACGAACTCACCGAGCAACTGCGTCGCCTCGGGTGCGCGCTGCCGATCATCGGCGCCACCGCCAACGCGATGCTCGACGAAGCCGAGCGCTGCCTCAGCGCGGGCATGGACCATTGCCTGGTCAAGCCCTTCACCCTGCGCGCGCTGTATCAATGCCTGCAGCGCTACCAAAGGAGCGTGCTGTGA
- a CDS encoding EAL domain-containing response regulator: MSAYRVLIVEDHPFQHEYLINVFQAIGGFDVDVVWDGASALQRLARQRYDLLLSDLMMPGMDGVQLIQQLARLQAPPALALMSVASRRMLVGAGQVAGNLGLTVAGLISKPVREPQVRTLRDCLDKLAEQARAPCCHRGLSLARENLVRALGNGEIQAWFQPKKSLHDGRIVGAEALARWVHPVEGLLLPGEFLGEIERLGLETRLLTCILAQTLTAQAQWAQLGYRLPVSINLPTHLLDQCDLVDRLLAQVQQGDAEPRQITFELMESSTTQLPSNYYAGACRLRMMGFGLAQDDFGKGFSSYFNLVSTPFNEVKIDRSLVHGCAENESLASALQSIVELGRKLGLTTIAEGAETQAELAVLRRIRCDQVQGFLISQGVTADKFSALLIEDGPAPALL; encoded by the coding sequence GTGAGTGCCTACCGCGTGCTCATCGTGGAGGACCATCCCTTTCAGCATGAGTACTTGATCAACGTGTTCCAGGCCATCGGCGGCTTTGACGTCGACGTGGTCTGGGACGGCGCCAGCGCCTTGCAGCGCCTGGCCCGCCAGCGCTATGACCTGTTGCTCAGCGACCTGATGATGCCGGGGATGGACGGCGTGCAGTTGATCCAGCAACTGGCGCGCCTGCAAGCCCCGCCGGCCCTGGCGCTGATGAGCGTGGCGTCACGGCGCATGCTGGTCGGCGCCGGGCAGGTGGCGGGGAACCTGGGCCTGACCGTGGCCGGGCTGATCTCCAAGCCGGTGCGTGAGCCGCAGGTGCGCACCCTGCGCGATTGCCTCGACAAACTCGCCGAGCAGGCCCGCGCGCCGTGCTGCCATCGCGGTCTCAGCCTGGCGCGGGAGAACCTGGTGCGCGCCTTGGGCAACGGCGAAATCCAGGCCTGGTTCCAACCCAAGAAATCCCTGCACGACGGGCGCATCGTCGGCGCCGAAGCCTTGGCGCGCTGGGTGCACCCGGTGGAAGGGCTGCTGCTGCCAGGCGAGTTCCTCGGTGAAATCGAGCGACTCGGCCTGGAAACCCGGCTGCTGACCTGCATCCTCGCCCAGACCCTGACCGCCCAGGCCCAGTGGGCGCAGCTCGGTTATCGGCTGCCGGTGTCGATCAACCTGCCGACCCATCTGCTCGACCAATGCGACCTGGTCGACCGCCTGCTGGCCCAAGTCCAGCAAGGCGATGCCGAGCCGCGACAAATTACCTTCGAGTTGATGGAAAGCTCCACCACACAGTTGCCCAGCAACTACTACGCTGGAGCATGCCGCCTGCGCATGATGGGCTTCGGCCTGGCACAGGACGATTTCGGCAAGGGTTTCAGCTCCTACTTCAACCTGGTCTCCACGCCGTTCAACGAAGTGAAGATCGACCGTTCGCTGGTGCATGGCTGCGCCGAGAACGAGAGCCTGGCCTCGGCGTTGCAGAGCATCGTCGAGCTGGGCCGCAAACTGGGGCTGACCACCATTGCCGAAGGCGCCGAGACCCAGGCGGAGTTGGCGGTGTTGCGGCGTATTCGCTGCGACCAGGTGCAAGGCTTCCTGATCTCGCAAGGTGTAACGGCGGATAAATTCAGTGCGTTACTGATTGAAGATGGCCCTGCGCCAGCACTTCTCTGA
- a CDS encoding ATP-binding protein — translation MKHASLRLDKLAQSSQRLNKALLLLTGLALLLSSSCYWAVSRLLDAEQEKVAFHFARVVEIIHEHEAFLRNVATGYNRIHAPPLPSVQSTEVVELQRDAGQVVLQAKGFALSLPFTLSHAAGFTADDTRRALAFGVQLSDYYGGYWASSFYASPQLFVFTPNDEASLAVPGIGGLRQHQPLLREQYRGVVSRLHQLQQSQSLLLTDSRVRWVRAPLQLYKNSRSVVAMIGLDAPAALLPANQPQGMLTLAAVVDTSQVDEFERVLQLSVYNQFTLISPQGDVLLGSLGDEQMAPLGLSFNSQGLRFKMLSEGGEHWTGLYAISYQDFLRYAKWPLLGLGLTFLAAVLLGWWINHWYKTRIVSPAQRAQERLFESEAFNRIMLHNAPAGLCVVRRSDCQLLLENQRALQLGGTAQLVEALRANDGADTPGEMCLAVQGRYLQVVVVAARYEGEDVFLCGCNDITRHVDETLQLDLARQEATAANEAKTVFLATMSHEIRTPLYGVLGNLELMALTDMSERQRQYLEIIQGSSTVLFQLISNVLDVSKIESGQMAVEAAPFGPRQLVEESVLGFTATARNKGLQIDAEIDPQVPQQLLGDAGRIRQILHNLLGNAIKFTESGRVRLRLTVQELLEDHVALQWQVTDTGVGIPEKALDQLFKPFYQVAGGQDGNGAGLGLSICSRLSELMGGTMRVVSEPGLGSSFSLFITLPILSSAESVAGPMLAEPCLDAPCLNVRVLVAEDNPVSQAVLQEQLEALGAQATVARDGEHALQIWGSQPFDLVITDINMPRLNGYDLARALREQGVQVPIIGVTANALREEGERCLAVGMNAWVVKPLSMNMLRQALMSHCRRATALAAPTPDRDREGWIELSPAMRQLMGDTLLADVQQIEQGLVTGDSTLVRQRLHSLNGALASARAGALSNACQKWENTLYDGPLDSHATAQIRELCARLTAVAQCLVAESTAHKEDK, via the coding sequence ATGAAACATGCAAGTCTGCGCCTGGACAAACTGGCGCAAAGCTCCCAGCGCCTGAACAAAGCCCTGTTACTGCTCACCGGGCTGGCCTTGTTGCTGTCCAGCAGTTGCTATTGGGCGGTGTCGCGGTTGCTGGATGCCGAGCAGGAAAAGGTCGCGTTCCACTTCGCCCGCGTGGTGGAAATCATCCATGAGCACGAGGCGTTCCTGCGCAATGTGGCCACCGGCTACAACCGCATCCATGCGCCACCGCTGCCTTCCGTGCAATCCACCGAAGTGGTGGAGTTGCAGCGCGACGCCGGGCAAGTGGTGTTGCAGGCCAAGGGTTTTGCCTTGTCGTTGCCGTTCACCTTGTCCCACGCGGCCGGGTTTACGGCGGATGACACGCGCCGGGCGCTGGCGTTTGGCGTGCAGTTGAGCGACTACTACGGCGGTTATTGGGCCAGCTCTTTTTATGCCTCGCCGCAGCTGTTCGTGTTTACTCCCAATGACGAGGCCAGCCTGGCCGTGCCCGGCATTGGCGGCCTGCGCCAGCACCAGCCCTTGTTGCGTGAGCAGTACCGTGGCGTGGTGAGCCGCTTGCACCAGTTGCAGCAAAGCCAAAGCCTGCTGCTCACCGACAGCCGCGTGCGTTGGGTGCGTGCGCCGTTGCAGCTGTATAAGAACAGCCGCAGCGTGGTGGCGATGATCGGCCTTGATGCGCCCGCCGCCCTCCTGCCTGCCAATCAACCGCAGGGAATGCTCACCTTGGCGGCGGTGGTGGATACCTCGCAGGTCGATGAGTTCGAGCGGGTGCTGCAATTGTCGGTGTACAACCAGTTCACCCTGATCTCGCCCCAGGGCGATGTGCTGCTCGGCAGCCTCGGCGATGAACAGATGGCGCCCCTGGGCCTGAGCTTCAACAGCCAGGGCTTGCGCTTCAAGATGCTCAGCGAAGGCGGCGAGCATTGGACCGGCTTGTACGCGATCAGCTATCAGGATTTCCTACGCTACGCCAAGTGGCCGCTGCTGGGCCTGGGCCTGACGTTCCTCGCCGCGGTATTGCTGGGCTGGTGGATCAACCATTGGTACAAGACCCGTATTGTCAGCCCGGCCCAGCGCGCCCAGGAGCGTTTGTTCGAGAGTGAAGCGTTCAACCGCATCATGCTCCACAACGCCCCGGCAGGCCTGTGCGTGGTGCGGCGCAGCGACTGCCAGTTGCTGCTGGAAAACCAGCGCGCCCTGCAACTGGGCGGCACCGCGCAACTGGTCGAGGCCCTCAGGGCCAACGACGGCGCGGACACCCCCGGCGAGATGTGCCTGGCCGTGCAGGGCCGCTACCTGCAAGTCGTGGTGGTGGCCGCGCGTTACGAGGGCGAGGACGTGTTCCTCTGCGGCTGCAATGACATCACCCGGCACGTGGATGAAACCTTGCAGCTGGACCTGGCCCGCCAGGAAGCCACTGCGGCCAACGAGGCCAAGACGGTGTTCCTGGCGACCATGAGCCACGAGATCCGCACGCCGCTGTACGGCGTGCTGGGCAACCTCGAGCTGATGGCCCTGACCGACATGAGCGAGCGCCAGCGCCAGTACCTGGAAATTATCCAGGGCTCGTCCACCGTGCTGTTCCAACTGATCAGCAACGTGCTCGACGTGTCGAAAATCGAGTCCGGGCAAATGGCGGTGGAAGCTGCGCCGTTCGGCCCGCGTCAATTGGTCGAGGAATCGGTGCTGGGCTTCACCGCCACCGCGCGCAACAAAGGCTTGCAGATCGATGCGGAAATCGACCCGCAAGTGCCGCAGCAATTGCTCGGCGATGCAGGGCGCATCCGCCAGATCCTGCATAACCTGCTGGGCAATGCGATCAAGTTCACCGAGTCCGGGCGCGTGCGTTTGCGCCTTACCGTGCAGGAATTGCTCGAAGACCATGTGGCCCTGCAATGGCAGGTCACCGACACCGGCGTGGGCATTCCGGAGAAGGCCCTGGACCAGTTGTTCAAACCCTTCTATCAAGTGGCGGGCGGCCAGGACGGTAATGGCGCGGGCCTGGGCTTGTCGATCTGTTCGCGCCTGAGCGAATTGATGGGCGGCACCATGCGTGTGGTCAGTGAGCCAGGCCTGGGCAGCAGTTTCTCGTTGTTTATCACCTTGCCGATCCTCAGCAGCGCCGAGTCGGTCGCCGGCCCGATGCTGGCAGAACCTTGCCTGGATGCGCCGTGCCTGAATGTGCGTGTGCTGGTGGCCGAAGACAACCCGGTCAGCCAGGCCGTGTTGCAGGAGCAGCTCGAAGCCCTCGGCGCCCAGGCCACCGTGGCGCGGGACGGCGAGCATGCGTTGCAGATCTGGGGTTCGCAGCCGTTCGACCTGGTGATCACCGACATCAACATGCCGCGCCTCAACGGCTACGACCTGGCCCGCGCCCTGCGCGAGCAAGGCGTGCAGGTGCCGATCATCGGCGTCACCGCCAACGCCCTGCGTGAAGAGGGTGAGCGCTGCCTGGCGGTGGGCATGAATGCCTGGGTGGTCAAGCCGCTGAGCATGAACATGCTGCGCCAGGCCTTGATGTCGCACTGTCGCCGCGCGACGGCCCTGGCTGCGCCGACGCCAGACCGCGACCGCGAAGGCTGGATCGAGCTGTCGCCGGCCATGCGCCAACTGATGGGCGACACCTTGCTGGCCGACGTGCAGCAGATCGAACAGGGCCTGGTCACCGGCGATTCGACCCTGGTGCGCCAGCGCCTGCACAGCCTCAACGGCGCGCTCGCCAGCGCGCGTGCCGGGGCTTTATCCAATGCCTGCCAGAAATGGGAAAACACACTGTACGACGGCCCCCTCGACAGCCACGCCACTGCGCAGATCCGCGAGTTGTGCGCACGCCTGACGGCGGTGGCGCAGTGCCTGGTGGCAGAGTCAACCGCTCACAAGGAAGACAAATAA
- a CDS encoding response regulator, whose amino-acid sequence MREMNVVIADDHPIVLVGVREIVQRDARYTLVGEAVSSSQLIEQLRSHRPQVLITDFNMPGDDTYGDGLKLIEYILRHFPETQVLVLTMISNSLILTRLQELGVAGVIQKNHLHGEIEKALGAISAQRSYRAPEPAATSVVANATQVQERFQSLSPREMEVLRLFVTGMSVSDIARQLSRSNKTVSAQKVSAMRKLEVDSDQALLTYCIEARQFQ is encoded by the coding sequence ATGCGAGAAATGAACGTCGTCATCGCCGATGACCACCCGATCGTGCTGGTGGGCGTGCGCGAGATCGTGCAGCGCGATGCGCGCTATACCCTGGTGGGCGAGGCGGTCAGTTCCAGCCAATTGATCGAACAACTGCGCAGCCATCGCCCGCAAGTGTTGATCACCGATTTCAACATGCCCGGCGACGACACCTACGGCGATGGCCTGAAGCTGATCGAGTACATCCTGCGCCACTTCCCCGAGACCCAGGTGCTGGTGCTGACCATGATTTCCAACAGCCTGATCCTCACCCGCTTGCAGGAGCTGGGCGTGGCGGGCGTGATCCAGAAAAACCACCTGCACGGCGAGATCGAAAAAGCCCTCGGCGCGATCAGTGCCCAGCGCAGTTACCGCGCACCGGAGCCCGCCGCGACCTCGGTGGTGGCCAATGCGACCCAGGTGCAGGAGCGCTTCCAGAGCCTGTCGCCGCGGGAGATGGAAGTGCTGCGTTTATTTGTGACGGGCATGAGCGTCAGCGACATTGCGCGGCAGTTGAGCCGCAGCAACAAGACCGTCAGCGCGCAGAAAGTCTCGGCCATGCGCAAGCTGGAGGTGGACAGTGATCAGGCGTTGCTGACCTATTGCATCGAGGCCCGGCAGTTTCAGTAA
- a CDS encoding fimbrial protein gives MKALAWILLAIAGTALAQAAEEAQIDVSGKLIAPPCTARFPSTQQVDLGKVNLSQLADDSAVATDVPLVFDCQAGVQVELSLSANMGRAITVNPVLLTTLPSLGLQVQLRDKTDKPGIGLGQTGTWPVEDEPLALTLRVKPVSLGELPEAGGYKASLLMQMTYR, from the coding sequence ATGAAAGCGCTTGCCTGGATACTGCTGGCCATAGCCGGCACCGCCCTTGCGCAAGCGGCGGAGGAAGCGCAGATCGACGTCAGCGGCAAGCTGATCGCACCGCCCTGCACCGCGAGATTTCCGAGTACGCAACAGGTGGACCTGGGCAAGGTCAACCTCAGCCAGTTGGCCGACGACAGCGCCGTCGCCACCGACGTGCCGCTGGTCTTCGACTGTCAGGCGGGCGTCCAGGTCGAGCTGAGTTTGTCGGCGAACATGGGCCGGGCTATCACCGTCAACCCCGTGTTGCTCACCACTCTCCCATCCCTGGGGTTGCAGGTGCAATTGCGTGACAAGACCGACAAGCCGGGCATCGGCCTGGGCCAAACCGGCACCTGGCCAGTAGAAGACGAACCGTTGGCGCTGACCCTTCGCGTCAAGCCCGTGTCCCTGGGCGAGCTGCCCGAAGCGGGCGGCTACAAAGCCTCCCTGTTGATGCAGATGACGTACCGCTGA
- a CDS encoding fimbrial protein, translated as MKTPLLALVLLSSTAHAADVVNITVSGTLTRPPCVLSTGTTLTAAFGDVRTDQVATTGTVQVPVRLKCSSGSSLNVSFTSNNGTYTSTVAKTTADNLGVSLLWADNTAANLNGTVKKYTNLSGDVDISLKAQLVERGTLAPGAFTSSMVMTLNYL; from the coding sequence ATGAAAACTCCGCTGCTCGCCCTGGTGCTGCTCAGCAGCACCGCTCACGCTGCCGACGTGGTGAATATCACCGTCAGCGGCACCCTCACCCGCCCACCGTGCGTGCTGAGTACCGGCACCACCCTGACCGCCGCATTTGGCGACGTGCGTACTGACCAGGTGGCGACCACCGGCACTGTGCAAGTGCCGGTGCGCTTGAAGTGCTCGTCGGGTTCTTCGCTCAATGTCAGCTTCACGTCCAATAACGGCACCTATACCTCCACCGTGGCCAAGACCACCGCCGATAACCTTGGTGTGTCGTTGCTGTGGGCGGACAACACGGCGGCAAACCTCAATGGCACCGTCAAGAAATACACCAACCTTAGCGGCGACGTGGATATCAGCCTCAAGGCGCAACTGGTCGAACGGGGCACGCTGGCGCCCGGCGCGTTCACCTCGTCGATGGTCATGACCCTCAATTACCTATGA
- a CDS encoding fimbrial protein: MNIINEMCVRLSLALLCGVLACISQPAQALVEGNVNCTQQSIPPDGYTFEPGQAIRVTYQGSCIIRRTFPYSAGLNTQINYMSGSDQATLKLLDPYHNTYFSDLPLGIYSGNCLGGTCKRLPVNTSVPYHFILVGNAPRTPGVRYVAVLLGVTSQNYLGYGEWFVQTLFEYTVLPPACSLSSPGSVNLRFGSISNSELNNQMQSTTVSINCKSAMRANVYLLPNQAVVNATTGVTRTSLAGLNMQALWTDTLNPVNFTTPRFMQLRVGSNDVNLSFKPQLAAGQSPTGAFQSQYTLNIDYQ, encoded by the coding sequence ATGAACATCATCAATGAAATGTGCGTACGCCTGAGCCTTGCGCTGCTGTGCGGCGTGTTGGCCTGCATTTCCCAGCCAGCGCAGGCGTTGGTCGAAGGCAACGTCAACTGCACACAGCAAAGCATCCCCCCCGACGGCTACACGTTTGAGCCGGGCCAGGCGATCAGGGTCACCTATCAGGGAAGTTGCATAATTCGCCGGACATTTCCCTATTCCGCCGGTTTGAATACGCAAATCAACTACATGAGCGGCTCGGATCAAGCTACGTTGAAATTGCTCGACCCGTACCACAACACCTACTTTTCCGATCTGCCACTCGGCATCTACAGTGGCAATTGCCTCGGCGGCACCTGCAAGCGCCTACCCGTGAATACCTCGGTGCCCTACCACTTCATCCTCGTGGGCAACGCGCCCCGCACCCCTGGCGTACGCTATGTAGCGGTGCTGTTGGGCGTGACTTCGCAGAACTACCTGGGGTATGGCGAGTGGTTCGTGCAAACGCTGTTTGAATACACCGTCTTGCCGCCGGCGTGCAGCCTGAGCTCACCCGGCAGCGTCAACCTGCGCTTTGGCTCTATCAGCAACAGCGAACTCAACAACCAGATGCAATCGACCACCGTGTCGATCAACTGCAAGTCCGCGATGCGGGCCAACGTTTACCTGCTGCCCAACCAGGCGGTAGTCAACGCCACCACCGGCGTGACGCGTACCTCACTGGCGGGTTTGAACATGCAGGCGCTGTGGACCGACACCCTGAACCCGGTGAACTTCACTACCCCGCGCTTTATGCAGTTACGCGTGGGCAGCAATGACGTAAACCTGAGCTTCAAGCCACAACTGGCGGCTGGGCAATCACCGACGGGTGCGTTTCAGAGCCAATACACGCTGAACATCGACTATCAATGA